From Halorubrum salinarum, the proteins below share one genomic window:
- a CDS encoding DNA-methyltransferase: MSDEPDSRFRIYQHDSRELKSRLEAEFEDVDGLVDTIITSPPYADLIDYGDHDEQVGQQNYESFLDDIRSIYKQCYEIAADDCTLWIITDTYKTNGRVVRLPFDIADELENLQNHKTCLEPDCSGHLQRNRGNGTLVCQTCGEVHDPLPESWRMEDNIIWDKLRTRPWHQKGRLRNVYEHITMYSKTDEFTYNKDAIRITDPDEFKKWWVNYPERYSPKGIVPSNVWEFPIPKQGQWGPKVSYHPSPFPEGLVRRIVHLASDPGDVVFDPFAGIGTTLAIAEALGRKPLGFELNSEYIDYYEDHVRPTALREVGSVQSTLQDEQALLQDRIYTLRIHKYAYELYKELITTDRNSLRDGQIEFIQATSDPTQFDQDADPAASLVFVCESAEDFNDVSMDAAMEGMLSEDKGSGDYYGVDFDPMFSTVNEYLDTLRTDPPTLLDEEVYLYQGKHNWAESNMEIGDWIECVASNDWLQYWSKTRPPLVSNLNIQVENPMEDRGQKQAGHQAGLNSFD, translated from the coding sequence ATGAGCGACGAGCCAGACTCTCGTTTTCGTATCTACCAGCATGACTCACGAGAGCTGAAATCACGGTTGGAAGCCGAATTCGAAGACGTCGATGGGCTCGTCGATACCATAATTACCTCTCCGCCGTACGCAGATCTGATCGACTACGGCGATCACGATGAACAGGTCGGTCAGCAAAACTACGAATCATTCCTCGACGACATCAGATCAATATACAAGCAGTGTTACGAAATCGCCGCTGACGACTGTACACTGTGGATAATCACAGACACGTACAAAACTAATGGCCGAGTCGTACGGTTACCGTTCGATATCGCTGACGAACTCGAAAATCTACAAAATCACAAAACGTGTCTTGAACCAGACTGTAGCGGTCATCTTCAACGAAACCGCGGTAACGGGACACTCGTGTGTCAAACGTGTGGTGAAGTACACGACCCACTACCTGAATCTTGGCGTATGGAGGATAACATCATTTGGGATAAACTTCGTACGCGGCCGTGGCATCAGAAGGGCAGGTTGCGGAACGTCTACGAACACATTACCATGTACTCGAAGACAGATGAGTTCACATACAACAAAGACGCAATCCGCATCACTGACCCCGACGAATTCAAAAAATGGTGGGTGAACTACCCAGAACGATACAGCCCAAAAGGGATCGTTCCGAGCAACGTATGGGAATTCCCGATCCCGAAACAGGGTCAGTGGGGGCCAAAAGTCAGCTACCATCCGAGTCCGTTCCCGGAGGGGCTTGTTCGACGAATTGTCCACCTCGCCTCTGATCCTGGTGACGTTGTCTTCGATCCCTTCGCGGGGATTGGTACAACCCTCGCTATCGCAGAGGCACTTGGTCGGAAGCCGCTCGGATTCGAGCTTAATAGTGAATATATAGACTACTACGAGGATCACGTCCGCCCCACTGCGCTACGCGAAGTTGGTAGCGTCCAATCAACACTCCAGGATGAGCAAGCACTCCTCCAGGATCGGATCTACACCCTACGCATACACAAGTATGCCTATGAACTCTACAAGGAACTGATCACAACCGATAGAAACAGCCTCCGTGATGGGCAGATCGAATTTATTCAAGCTACCAGCGACCCCACTCAATTCGATCAGGACGCAGATCCAGCAGCCAGCCTTGTGTTCGTCTGCGAATCGGCAGAGGATTTCAATGACGTGTCAATGGACGCTGCAATGGAGGGTATGCTTTCAGAAGACAAGGGATCTGGCGACTACTATGGCGTTGATTTTGATCCTATGTTCAGTACGGTCAACGAATATCTGGATACACTACGTACTGATCCACCCACACTCCTTGATGAGGAGGTGTACCTCTACCAAGGCAAACACAACTGGGCCGAATCCAACATGGAAATCGGGGACTGGATCGAATGCGTCGCTAGTAACGATTGGTTACAGTATTGGTCAAAAACACGCCCTCCACTCGTCTCGAATCTCAATATTCAAGTCGAGAACCCCATGGAAGATCGGGGACAGAAGCAAGCGGGCCACCAAGCAGGTTTGAACTCATTTGATTAA
- a CDS encoding DNA methyltransferase, whose product MNSETCESAVELEMLASGMAKQHETYLDALQELIDNSVAASVDDESYFEDPDEQVTISLTFVRGEDTVTTYISDNGPGITREQLQNHVFRTGNKEISDGILNNVGWGLKASLAWFEESLKQRELQNDTNQFTLVTQTKTSDCLRVDGPITGDLPISTGSQNDWEIGIPDKISELNQADHGTRVHATCARAQFDNDVWPSADSLDKKVQYVRERLGTLFRRLLSAREDNRIVVSYHDLKTNERECFDVVPIWPRYSDETQKKSHEFEVTTPRGEQYRVEYESGTLDIDAMTDRAKEECPGLLTQSEKFRYRYRPSQNRQGIDIYANGRVLMTSVFEDVFDLTRNNQYNYFGGTLQIIPIGDTSEVPTDNKKTRLDTNSELWREIQSELSTEEFLPEGREYGKRISTGGASGEDTTPEEDGTTEIRSQSTTIDSDSDVFGLHNADARSAVSELRTYQKNTTETDEQLLDTTVTSPPYYDLKEYGSDDDDEVGQHGSYVEYLNELREVFGDVYKLTKQDGSLWVVVNTFRRNREIVQLPFDIARVCQNLDHGIECPSCESTLLGGVDMVEGRKANCPHCGHSIQNNDSWILQDIVVWNKNKALPYTKQGRLRNVFEYILCFSKKPDFDLKMDRIRESHPDNFKQWWADFPERYHPRGKLPENIWEFEPPTRGSFTGDVDVFDHPAAFPPALVERMLTLSTDPGDVVLDPFAGSGVTIAQAELMERNGIGIELNEKYCNAYPELQEHLKTQHERAEPTTTQDDLDRLICGLRQTKYARELVRTLAGELGLSNPAQLDVHTIFLVSRELGYQSVAPDTHGQVDIVLIVDEETTARDALTYDETAEEVTTMRPCSGFGVKARPIVLTADEFTTEVADGTYTHLPDDLFVYEDGRHYVYTEKTTFSEWKSMTQNSAEWTQRYADDETPPIVTNLGLEVNHPKHSMDTISRPLSGNHEFQLTQPSGKSIESVIKSD is encoded by the coding sequence ATGAATAGTGAGACATGTGAGTCTGCTGTTGAGCTGGAAATGCTTGCTTCAGGAATGGCAAAGCAACACGAGACATATTTAGATGCGTTACAAGAACTTATTGATAATTCAGTTGCGGCATCTGTAGATGACGAGTCATACTTTGAAGACCCAGATGAACAGGTGACAATCTCGCTGACGTTTGTGCGTGGCGAAGATACAGTCACGACCTATATCTCAGATAATGGGCCAGGGATTACTCGTGAGCAACTCCAAAACCATGTATTTCGAACAGGAAATAAAGAGATTTCCGATGGCATTCTAAATAATGTCGGATGGGGTCTCAAAGCCAGCCTCGCATGGTTTGAGGAGTCTCTCAAACAGCGTGAGCTCCAGAATGACACGAATCAATTTACCCTCGTAACACAGACGAAAACGAGCGACTGTTTGCGTGTTGATGGACCCATTACAGGTGACCTTCCCATTTCTACTGGGAGTCAGAATGATTGGGAGATCGGAATTCCAGACAAAATTTCTGAATTAAATCAGGCCGATCACGGGACACGTGTTCATGCTACTTGTGCCAGGGCCCAATTTGATAATGATGTTTGGCCGTCAGCGGACTCACTCGATAAAAAAGTCCAATACGTCCGTGAGCGACTAGGTACTCTCTTTCGACGGTTACTGTCTGCACGTGAGGACAATCGAATTGTAGTGAGTTATCACGACCTCAAAACAAATGAGAGAGAGTGTTTCGATGTAGTTCCAATCTGGCCAAGGTACTCTGATGAGACACAAAAGAAGAGCCACGAATTTGAGGTTACGACCCCGAGGGGCGAGCAATACAGAGTAGAGTACGAGTCCGGGACACTGGATATTGACGCGATGACAGACCGTGCTAAAGAGGAGTGCCCGGGTTTATTAACACAAAGCGAAAAGTTCCGGTACAGATACCGCCCAAGTCAGAACAGACAGGGTATTGATATTTACGCAAACGGTCGGGTCTTGATGACTTCCGTATTCGAGGACGTGTTTGATCTCACACGCAATAACCAGTATAACTACTTCGGAGGGACACTCCAAATCATACCGATAGGAGACACCAGCGAGGTGCCAACGGATAATAAAAAAACTCGGCTAGATACGAACAGCGAGTTATGGAGAGAGATTCAATCTGAACTGTCTACCGAGGAATTTCTTCCTGAAGGGCGTGAGTACGGGAAACGGATTTCAACCGGCGGGGCATCCGGAGAAGATACGACACCAGAGGAAGATGGGACAACTGAAATCCGCAGTCAGTCCACAACAATTGACAGCGATTCAGATGTATTCGGGCTCCATAATGCGGATGCTCGGAGTGCTGTCTCTGAGCTCCGTACCTACCAAAAAAATACTACAGAGACTGACGAACAACTCTTAGATACGACTGTCACGTCTCCGCCATACTACGATCTGAAAGAGTATGGCTCAGATGACGACGACGAAGTAGGTCAGCACGGCTCGTATGTAGAGTACCTCAATGAACTCCGAGAAGTGTTCGGTGATGTATATAAACTAACGAAACAGGACGGGTCGCTGTGGGTCGTTGTCAACACATTTCGGCGGAATCGAGAGATCGTTCAGCTCCCGTTTGATATCGCCAGAGTCTGTCAAAACCTTGACCACGGTATAGAATGTCCAAGCTGTGAGAGTACTCTCTTAGGAGGTGTGGACATGGTGGAGGGTCGCAAAGCGAATTGTCCGCATTGCGGTCATTCCATACAGAATAACGATTCGTGGATTCTACAAGATATCGTCGTCTGGAACAAGAACAAGGCGCTCCCGTACACTAAGCAAGGACGGCTCCGGAATGTGTTCGAATACATTCTTTGTTTCAGCAAAAAACCCGATTTTGATCTGAAGATGGACCGAATCCGCGAATCACATCCAGACAATTTCAAACAGTGGTGGGCAGACTTCCCCGAGCGGTATCACCCACGTGGCAAGCTCCCCGAGAATATCTGGGAATTTGAACCACCAACACGTGGTTCCTTTACGGGTGACGTAGACGTGTTCGATCATCCGGCCGCGTTCCCACCTGCGCTTGTTGAGCGAATGCTAACCCTCTCAACGGATCCAGGTGACGTGGTGTTGGATCCGTTTGCAGGATCAGGTGTCACTATCGCACAGGCCGAGCTCATGGAGCGAAACGGCATTGGAATAGAACTCAATGAGAAGTACTGTAACGCGTATCCAGAGCTTCAGGAACACCTCAAAACACAGCACGAGAGAGCAGAGCCAACTACAACACAGGACGATCTAGACCGACTAATTTGCGGGTTACGTCAAACGAAGTATGCACGCGAATTGGTTCGGACACTCGCCGGGGAACTCGGTCTTTCCAATCCAGCTCAGCTCGACGTACACACGATCTTCTTAGTCAGTCGAGAACTCGGATACCAATCTGTCGCGCCTGATACGCACGGACAAGTCGATATCGTGTTAATTGTGGATGAGGAAACAACAGCTCGTGATGCGCTCACTTATGATGAGACTGCTGAAGAAGTTACAACAATGCGACCTTGCTCCGGATTCGGCGTCAAAGCCCGCCCGATTGTGCTAACGGCCGACGAATTCACGACTGAAGTCGCGGACGGTACGTACACACACCTGCCAGACGACTTGTTCGTGTACGAAGACGGGCGGCACTACGTGTACACGGAGAAAACCACTTTCTCAGAGTGGAAATCAATGACACAGAACAGCGCAGAGTGGACGCAACGATATGCCGACGACGAAACTCCACCGATCGTTACCAACCTCGGTCTCGAAGTAAACCATCCAAAACACTCGATGGATACTATTTCTCGACCGCTGTCCGGAAATCACGAGTTCCAACTCACCCAACCATCCGGTAAATCAATCGAGTCGGTGATTAAATCGGACTAG
- a CDS encoding transcription initiation factor IIB family protein, protein MTDSIEGFREEIEELLEDVNDADKLDNSHTTTKHNTDGWFREEFTFRDAHTDEFIIRCAASEIEQYATELNITGGADTMAEELFEQYLKASERQFVTELIAAATLYCACKINGVGISPTAIADIGPAVVTKKHLLRRSKKIVNTLGLDPSSFFDVGQYIDRYCEELELEPNIRKTAHELIENAEEKNVISGKAPTALAAGAVYWAAKKEGVKITQNDVAKVSDVSTISIRSRYQDLAELNN, encoded by the coding sequence ATGACAGACTCGATAGAAGGTTTTCGTGAAGAAATCGAAGAGTTGCTTGAAGACGTCAATGATGCCGATAAATTAGATAATTCACATACAACTACGAAGCATAATACTGATGGCTGGTTTAGAGAAGAATTCACTTTTCGAGACGCGCATACTGATGAATTTATTATTAGGTGTGCAGCTAGCGAGATAGAGCAGTATGCCACAGAACTGAATATCACAGGAGGGGCTGACACGATGGCTGAAGAGTTATTCGAGCAATATCTGAAGGCAAGTGAGAGGCAGTTCGTTACGGAGTTAATTGCTGCAGCAACTCTCTATTGTGCATGTAAAATCAACGGTGTGGGAATTAGTCCAACAGCTATTGCTGACATCGGTCCAGCAGTAGTCACGAAGAAACACCTCCTAAGAAGATCAAAAAAGATTGTCAATACTCTTGGACTTGATCCATCGTCATTTTTTGATGTTGGACAGTATATTGACAGGTACTGTGAGGAACTGGAACTGGAGCCAAATATACGTAAGACTGCCCACGAACTGATCGAAAACGCTGAAGAAAAAAACGTCATCAGCGGCAAAGCTCCTACCGCCCTAGCAGCTGGGGCTGTATACTGGGCCGCAAAAAAAGAAGGGGTCAAAATAACCCAGAACGATGTCGCAAAAGTATCTGATGTTTCGACCATTTCAATACGTAGCCGGTATCAGGATTTGGCTGAGTTGAATAATTAA
- a CDS encoding homing endonuclease associated repeat-containing protein → MDPFKNQVDDRTSYTDLDEQFYDARLAKDSLTQGDWPSQIDRAAIDVTYGVALGTTDSAFDQGATIGRMDFGTACGPHYVDGLRALAGTQSDLPQLISEHDASDIGDLAFRLNELRVELTKLGLDDSEIGDLNRATEALIEKLITQHGDETLSRQPLQQPEAVADLLYQLFSDPAVTNYAEILIDSITADTGNSIGGDSLLTHLDRPQMVTPLWDHQRRAITNWVANGTTGYVNMATATGKTVLGLAAIAHLFGDLHPTDTADIPAATRSPTGRATVLIVAGQDLLLEQWQSEFDEHLNIPRSRTETDSDGDRRIELAWGDIEFRTAQELLAADPGLHYDLVILDEAHRYSSGRRDSRGWRDLFDDLTTNADSVLAMSGSIDDEWLGDSGVKDALEANLAQCIEFGITEAREQNVIADFRWDVCYAASNSGDTLSGVADSTTTLTPAYDTDTHKFTPQELTGDVPATVPDTFETLRDLRSFAQSKDGKDARDQSESFDTFATAAFSRRPKRWQLNPPHNTIRQLLTEHVPDRKAVVLVQSYAQADAVSEHLADWFDADTVYTPAKDEAAPYDTIAAFKQADAGVLVGPGDVLGVGVDLPDAGIAVNLAKGGVNASLIQRIGRILRNPTGDKHAHFYHVVTIPGEADARLPGEDGRRLLRRAAEFRALGSRFREHPGFVAVTDTTSHILCELETAGARATIADNRDTSDMVDDDVARTLLDELIDEISLTLDDTRDQPVLTTYWQPESLTPGAMPVHDSVTQPKSTDQSEDTSDTTPTDITVTVTDTNDSPIGNAVVIAETTTDSTESITDADGTVTITPPTSGSDRSLFVSRAGYQNQTSELPSENNTVTITLPDATHTVLTAHADEDSDSDDTETDSEDEHAESVQPDVDELCAEIQRVDGVLAGYPTLEDMDTHSRYAPARYMDVFESWTDALHAADIDPDQRVIDDVQRVADTVDGVPTISDITTHSHYTPATLGEHFGSFDAAIAAAGVHDQDQSSPSSPDTDTDSAKTGSASTTQNTSEPAETTSTSSTVSDTEAPATDTPTETSTRDKLISELQALATDWDNINRKLLYSVGSHHPDEYEEVFGSLDAALVEAGVADPDTVKTVIAAQSTLTDKQNELIGELQDLADEWDTIDRKLLYSVGSHHPDEYDDAFGSVDAALVEAGLADTDATGDDAAVSTDETSTDTTSTATTEKQPQSVDSSTTAEIPSNELAELYVAFDRFQHLLTELADKLDTDGTTPMERWAEAVADHWGEDGPDGAPNYGTQQRDRNDFSINDYRDAHGDGDRVTDFHHVEFAAVNDRIQHLLGDAIEDWDHAVPVTPKSNTPLPVAITSTDALNTAFELLDEFPAYPDADRPTPDDTKMDTDGPILPDGRVDTLTVTVLDRDQNPGSKRDARLQVALTDGTEVPLDIWSTHDLSLDWTVGDTYTIEQARHKSWETSTGTGHELSSTKDFHATPTDTGSAGNTPDINLPSQAGTDTNSTSERSRDASTSGAKSASSSGRSQSSSSGTPSRGDLLDAIQRVGETIDRPLKAGDVSDTTAYSVNDVTRVFGSWQNALDSAGIDNKARLIDDLHRIAHKLGHRPTTTEMNEHGHVSATTYATYFGTYTAAIEQAFDETEATATRSSTEVDTTDRSKSAKTDPETSTATDATVTELDTEGGNQEGASDHDDTVTNSDKGIISDIMNDFDELSDSGSE, encoded by the coding sequence ATGGATCCGTTCAAAAATCAGGTCGATGATCGCACTTCGTACACGGATCTTGACGAGCAGTTCTACGACGCGCGGCTCGCCAAAGACTCGTTGACGCAAGGCGACTGGCCGTCACAAATCGACCGGGCCGCGATCGATGTCACGTACGGGGTCGCGCTCGGAACCACTGATTCGGCGTTCGATCAGGGGGCGACGATTGGCCGCATGGACTTCGGTACCGCGTGCGGCCCGCACTACGTTGACGGGTTGCGAGCGCTTGCAGGGACACAGTCAGACCTGCCGCAGCTCATTAGCGAGCACGACGCAAGCGATATCGGGGATTTGGCCTTCCGACTGAACGAGCTGCGCGTCGAACTCACGAAACTCGGGTTAGACGACAGCGAAATCGGTGATCTCAACCGCGCAACCGAGGCGCTCATCGAGAAACTCATCACGCAACACGGCGACGAGACGTTATCCCGCCAACCGCTACAGCAACCGGAAGCCGTCGCTGACCTGCTGTATCAACTGTTCTCCGACCCGGCTGTGACGAACTACGCAGAGATTCTCATCGACTCAATCACCGCAGACACCGGAAACAGCATCGGCGGGGACAGCCTGTTAACACACCTCGATAGACCGCAAATGGTGACGCCGCTGTGGGATCATCAGCGACGCGCCATCACGAACTGGGTTGCCAACGGGACGACCGGGTACGTGAACATGGCGACCGCCACCGGGAAAACCGTGCTCGGCCTCGCCGCCATCGCACACCTGTTCGGTGACTTACACCCTACCGATACGGCTGACATCCCGGCAGCAACACGGTCACCGACCGGACGCGCAACCGTGCTTATCGTCGCCGGACAGGATTTACTCCTCGAACAGTGGCAAAGCGAATTCGACGAACACCTGAACATCCCGCGGAGCCGCACCGAAACAGACAGCGACGGTGACCGCCGCATCGAACTCGCGTGGGGCGACATCGAATTCCGCACCGCACAGGAACTCCTCGCAGCGGACCCCGGGCTCCACTACGACCTCGTCATTCTGGACGAAGCCCACCGGTACAGCAGCGGGCGGCGCGACAGTCGCGGATGGCGCGACCTGTTCGACGACCTCACGACGAACGCCGACAGCGTCCTAGCGATGTCCGGGTCGATAGACGACGAATGGCTCGGTGACTCCGGCGTCAAAGACGCGCTCGAAGCGAACCTCGCACAGTGCATCGAGTTCGGCATCACCGAAGCCCGCGAGCAGAACGTCATCGCAGATTTCCGGTGGGACGTGTGTTACGCCGCAAGCAACTCTGGAGACACGCTCTCCGGGGTCGCCGACTCGACGACCACACTCACACCGGCATACGACACCGACACGCACAAATTCACACCGCAAGAGCTCACCGGTGACGTCCCAGCGACCGTCCCGGACACGTTCGAGACGCTCCGGGACCTCCGGTCGTTCGCGCAGAGTAAAGACGGGAAAGACGCGCGCGATCAGTCAGAATCGTTCGACACGTTCGCCACCGCAGCGTTCTCCCGCCGACCGAAACGCTGGCAACTCAACCCGCCGCACAACACGATCCGGCAGCTCCTCACCGAACACGTTCCGGATCGGAAAGCCGTCGTCCTCGTACAGAGTTACGCGCAAGCCGACGCTGTCTCTGAACATCTTGCGGACTGGTTCGACGCGGACACCGTGTACACGCCGGCGAAGGACGAAGCCGCGCCGTACGACACGATCGCGGCGTTCAAACAAGCGGACGCCGGCGTGCTCGTCGGGCCCGGTGACGTGCTCGGCGTCGGTGTTGACCTGCCCGACGCCGGCATCGCCGTGAACCTCGCTAAAGGCGGGGTGAACGCGTCACTCATTCAACGCATCGGCCGGATCCTCCGGAATCCGACCGGCGACAAGCACGCGCACTTCTACCACGTCGTCACCATCCCCGGCGAGGCCGACGCGCGTCTCCCCGGCGAAGACGGCCGGCGACTCCTCCGCCGCGCCGCCGAATTCCGCGCACTCGGGTCCCGATTCCGCGAACACCCCGGGTTCGTCGCCGTCACCGACACCACCAGTCACATCCTCTGCGAACTCGAAACCGCCGGCGCACGCGCCACCATCGCCGACAACCGCGACACGAGCGACATGGTCGACGACGACGTCGCCCGCACCCTGTTAGATGAACTCATCGACGAGATCAGCTTGACACTCGACGACACGCGCGACCAGCCCGTACTCACGACGTACTGGCAGCCCGAATCACTCACCCCCGGCGCGATGCCCGTCCACGACAGCGTCACCCAACCCAAATCCACGGACCAGTCGGAGGACACGAGCGACACCACTCCGACGGACATCACCGTCACAGTCACCGACACGAACGACTCACCGATCGGGAACGCTGTAGTCATCGCCGAAACAACCACTGACTCCACCGAGAGCATTACCGACGCGGACGGCACCGTCACCATCACACCGCCAACGTCTGGCAGTGACCGGTCGCTGTTCGTGTCTCGCGCTGGGTACCAGAACCAAACCAGCGAGCTTCCAAGTGAGAACAACACGGTCACAATCACACTTCCGGACGCAACGCACACTGTCCTGACCGCACACGCAGACGAGGACAGTGACTCTGATGACACCGAAACCGACTCCGAAGACGAACATGCTGAGTCTGTACAACCAGACGTGGACGAACTATGTGCTGAAATTCAACGTGTTGATGGCGTCCTTGCCGGGTACCCGACTCTTGAGGACATGGACACGCACAGCAGGTACGCACCCGCACGCTACATGGACGTGTTCGAATCGTGGACCGATGCGCTACACGCTGCCGACATCGATCCGGACCAACGCGTCATCGATGACGTACAACGCGTCGCCGACACCGTCGATGGCGTGCCGACAATAAGTGACATCACCACGCACAGCCACTACACCCCAGCCACACTCGGCGAGCACTTCGGCAGTTTTGACGCTGCCATCGCCGCCGCCGGCGTCCACGACCAAGACCAGTCCTCACCATCTTCACCCGACACTGACACTGACTCCGCGAAAACTGGTTCGGCTAGTACCACGCAAAATACAAGCGAGCCGGCGGAGACAACGAGTACGTCGTCCACTGTCTCGGATACTGAGGCACCTGCTACGGACACACCCACTGAGACCTCCACGCGTGACAAGCTCATCAGTGAACTACAGGCGTTGGCGACTGACTGGGATAACATCAACCGGAAGCTCCTGTACTCCGTCGGCAGTCACCATCCGGACGAGTACGAAGAGGTCTTCGGGAGTTTGGACGCCGCACTCGTTGAAGCAGGCGTCGCCGACCCGGACACCGTGAAGACAGTCATCGCAGCCCAATCGACACTGACCGATAAGCAGAACGAACTCATCGGTGAACTACAGGATCTCGCAGATGAGTGGGATACGATCGACCGGAAGCTCCTGTACTCCGTCGGCAGTCACCACCCAGATGAGTACGATGACGCATTCGGCAGTGTGGACGCTGCACTCGTCGAAGCAGGATTGGCAGACACCGATGCGACCGGTGACGACGCAGCCGTCTCAACTGACGAGACCTCGACAGACACGACATCCACGGCGACGACCGAGAAACAACCGCAGTCAGTCGATTCGAGTACCACCGCTGAGATTCCTTCAAACGAACTTGCTGAACTGTACGTCGCGTTCGATCGGTTCCAGCACCTGTTAACCGAACTCGCGGACAAACTCGACACCGATGGTACCACCCCAATGGAGCGATGGGCCGAAGCCGTGGCCGATCACTGGGGCGAGGACGGGCCAGACGGCGCACCAAACTACGGAACCCAACAGCGCGACCGGAACGACTTCAGCATCAACGACTACCGCGACGCGCACGGCGACGGCGACCGCGTCACTGACTTCCACCACGTCGAATTCGCCGCCGTCAACGACCGCATCCAGCACTTACTCGGCGACGCAATCGAAGACTGGGACCACGCCGTCCCCGTCACACCCAAATCGAACACGCCGCTCCCCGTCGCTATCACCAGCACCGACGCACTCAACACGGCCTTCGAACTCCTCGACGAATTCCCTGCATACCCTGACGCCGACCGCCCAACACCGGACGATACCAAAATGGACACGGACGGTCCCATCCTGCCCGACGGTCGCGTCGACACACTCACCGTCACCGTCCTCGACCGCGACCAAAACCCCGGCTCGAAACGCGACGCCCGCCTACAAGTCGCACTCACAGACGGCACCGAAGTCCCGCTCGACATCTGGAGCACGCACGACCTCTCACTCGACTGGACCGTCGGCGACACTTACACAATCGAGCAAGCCCGACACAAAAGTTGGGAGACAAGCACCGGAACCGGCCACGAACTCAGCAGCACGAAAGACTTCCACGCCACGCCAACTGACACCGGCTCTGCGGGCAACACGCCGGATATTAACCTGCCGTCACAAGCGGGCACGGACACGAATTCGACTTCCGAGCGTAGCCGAGACGCCAGTACGAGCGGCGCAAAAAGCGCTTCGAGCAGTGGGAGAAGTCAATCGAGCAGCAGCGGCACCCCGAGCCGGGGCGATCTCCTCGACGCGATACAGCGCGTCGGCGAGACGATCGACCGGCCGTTGAAAGCGGGTGACGTAAGCGACACCACAGCGTATTCCGTGAATGACGTCACGCGCGTGTTCGGATCTTGGCAGAACGCACTCGACTCAGCCGGCATCGATAACAAAGCCCGACTCATCGACGACCTGCACCGCATCGCCCACAAACTTGGACACCGGCCCACCACGACCGAAATGAACGAGCACGGGCACGTCTCCGCCACCACCTACGCCACGTACTTCGGCACGTACACCGCCGCGATTGAGCAGGCATTCGATGAAACGGAAGCCACTGCCACTCGTTCATCGACCGAAGTAGACACCACAGATCGAAGTAAGTCTGCTAAAACAGATCCTGAGACAAGTACAGCGACGGATGCGACAGTGACCGAGCTAGACACTGAAGGCGGAAACCAGGAAGGTGCTAGTGATCACGACGACACTGTAACAAATTCCGACAAAGGGATTATTAGCGATATTATGAATGATTTCGACGAGCTTTCTGATTCTGGATCAGAGTGA